The Lewinella sp. 4G2 nucleotide sequence CTTTTACGGGTTTTTGGCCGGAGGGCGCACCTATTTTCCTGATCCAAAAGTTGACCGGGCGGGGGATCCTCACGCTTTACTCGACGATTATGCGCAGACTAATTTTGAAGGATACCTCACCGATGAACTAGGCGACAAAGCCGCGCGGTACGTCGAGCAGAGAGCTACCGATAGCCGGCCCTTTTTCGCCTATCTCGCCTTCAATGCGCCGCACACGCCAATGGAGGCGACCGAGGAAGATCTGGCTCTTTTTCCCAACCACGATCGACCCGTCTACGCTGCCATGGTATACGCCATGGACCGGGCCATAGGGCGGGTCATTCAATCACTCAAAGCAAACGGCGTGTATGAAAATACGCTGATCTTCTTCCTGAGTGATAACGGTGGTGCCCACAGTAACGACAGTTCGGTTGGCCCGCTAAAAGGCTGGAAAGGCAATCAGTTTGAAGGTGGCCTCCGGGTTCCCTTCCTCGCCAGTTGGCCCAATAGGTTACCTGCCGGCAATCAACACTTTGGGATGATTTCTTCGCTGGATGTTTACGCGACTGCCATCCACGCGGCCGGTGGAACCCCGGCCCCAGCCCTGGACGGATCGAGCCTGCTTACCCTGCTGGAGAAGGGGGATAGCCAGGCTCCTAACCATGAGGCTTTGTACTGGCGTAAGGACGAGATGTCCACCATTCGCTACGGCGATCATAAACTCATCCACCTGGATGAATTCGGCGACGTGGTTTACGCTTCCCGGAACAACATAATAGACGAAGACACAAACCTGGCAACAAGCGATAAAGACCTGCATGATAGTCTAAGCTTGGCCCTCCAAGCCTGGGAAAATACCCTGAAGGATCCGATCTGGGTAGAAGGGGAACGGTGGAACGAGGTTACCCGCCATATTTACGAGCGGCTTATGCAGAATGACACCGTGCTCTACAAAGACCCCGCCCAAATGCGGAATTCTCGCAAATAATCAGTCACGTAAATCTATTCGGTCGATAATACCGAGTAAACACCCGTCAATAACCCAAACCACTCTTAATGCCGTCCTCACCACAAATAATTGCCCTGATATTGATTGGCTTGGCTGGACTATTTTCCTGTAACCAAAAGAAGACCGCACCGCGCGAAGCGCAAAAAACAATCAAACCCGGTGCTGAACGCTGGCTGGATACCGATGGACAGCACATCAACGCCCACGGCGGGGGCATATACATCGAGGACGACACTTACTATTGGTTTGGCGAACATAAGATCGCGGGTGAGGAAGGTAACCGGGCCATGGTTGGTGTACAGGTCTATTCTTCGAAAAATCTAACGGAGTGGACGAACGAAGGCGTTGCATTGGCCGTACACGGCGATACGAAGAGTATGCTGCAAAAAGGGTCAACTATCGAAAGGCCAAAAGTCATTTATAACGACAAGACGGGTAAGTACGTCATGTGGTTCCACCACGAATTGAAGGGCAAAGGTTACGAGGCAGCACTGGCCGGAGTAGCTACGGCCGATAAGGTTACCGGCCCGTATACCTATCTCACCAGTCGGCGACTTCACCCTGGGGTCTACCCCAAAAATTTCACCTTGGAACAGCAACAACTAGCAGCTACCGCGCTTAAGGACACTTCCTTGAAGCGGCCGGAACTGGGGAGGGTCGGTGCCTACTTGGTGAGGGATTACGAAGGCGGGCAGATGTCTCGGGATATGACCCTTTTCAAAGATGCTGACGGAACTGCTTACCACATTACCGCATCCGAAGAGAATCAAACCCTGCACGTCAGTGAATTGACTGACGATTTTACCAAGGTCACGGATAATTACGTGAGAATTTTACCCGGAAAAAGGAACGAGGCCCCCGCCGTATTCAAGAAGGACAGTACTTATTACTTGATCTCTTCCGGTCTGACGGGATGGAAGCCAAACCCGGCGCGATCCGCCAAAGCGCCAACGATATTTGGCCCCTGGGAGGAGCTGGGCAATCCCGTCCGGGGAAGCGAAGAGGACCTCAAGAAGACGTTTCGTAGCCAAAGTACCTACGTGATTCCCGTACTTGGAAAGCAAAATGCCTTCATCTTTATGGGAGATAGGTGGGCACCCAAAAACCCCATCGACGGTACCTACGTGTGGCTACCCATTAAATTTGAAGAAGAGAATCCCACGCTCCGCTGGCTCCCTGAGTGGGACCTTAGCGAGTTTGATTAGTAGTCCCCAAATACCGGGGTTCTATTCCAGTCTCATAGTGGTCATTTTCTTACTTGCCAATTAACCTCGCACCCGCGGCAGCGCCCTTAAACAGTTTAAACTGCGCTTCATGAAATCCATTTCGTTCAGGGCCTTTGTGCTGTTGTTGATGCTGGCGTTGATGGCTAAGTGTGCTTCCAGGCAGGAAGGAACTGTGGAGAATGTCAAGACACCCGATCAGCCCAACGTCCTCTTTATTCTGGCTGATGACCTCGGCTATTCTGACCTGGCCTGCATGGGTTCCTCGTACTACGAAACGCCAAATCTAGACCGGCTGGCCGCTATGGGCGCCCGGTTCACGAATGGCTACGCAAACTGTCGGGTTTGCAGCCCCAGCCGCGCCAGTCTGCTAACCGGACAGATACCAGCGCGCCACGGCATAACGGATTGGATCGGGGCGCGTACCGGAGAAAACTGGCGGACCCACAAACGGCACAACAAGCTACTACCCGCGGAATACGTGCGTACGCTTCCCGCCGCCAACAAAACCATGCCCGAGGCTTTCCGGGAGGCAGGATATAAAACTTTTTTTGCCGGGAAATGGCACCTTGGAAGCGAAGGCTCCTGGCCGGAGGACCACGGTTTTGAGATCAACGTCGGAGGTTTTGAAAGTGGAGGACCCCGCGGCGGTTACTACGCGCCATTCAAAAATCCAAAACTGCGCGAAGGACAAAATGGTGAGAACCTAACCCTCCGTCTGGCACGGGAAACGGCCGATTTCATCAGCGCTTACCAGGACAGTAGTTTTTTCGCCTACTTATCGTTTTATGCCGTGCACGGGCCGGTCCAAAGTACCCGGGCGAAGTGGGATAAATACCGCCGAAAAGCTTTAGAAGCGGGCGTGGCGGACGAGGGATTTACCATGGAACGTGTTCTGCCCTACCGCTTGGCGCAGGACTATCCGGTATACGCCGGGCTGGTGGAACAAATGGATGACGCGGTCGGGATCGTACTGGATTCACTAGAAGCAAACGGCTTACTGAGCAGTACCATCATTGTTTTTACGTCCGACAACGGCGGTGTCGTCAGTGGCGATGGTTATTCCACTAACCTACTACCGCTTCGTGGCGGAAAGGGGTACCAATGGGAGGGCGGTATCAAGGTTCCCCTATTACTTTACGCACCGGGGTATACCGAGCCGGGTTCGCAACCGACGTCTTTGGTGACTGGTGTGGATCTCTACCCTACCCTGCTCGAATTGGCTGGCCTACGCCTTCAACCCGAAGAGCACCGAGATGGCATCAGCCTGATTCCAGCACTTTCGGGAGATACACTACCGGAACGCGATCTTGTTTGGCACTACCCGCACTACGGGAACCAGGGCGGTGAACCGAGTTCAATTCTTCGGCGGGGCGACTGGAAATTGATCCACTACTACGAGGACGGGCGGGATGAACTTTACCAGCTGTCAACTGACGCCGGAGAGCAACAGGATTTGTCCACTAAATACCCTATGCGGGCAAAGGAAATGCGTACCCGATTATTGTCTTTCCTGGACGCCCAGAATGCCAAATATCCCCTAGAGGACCCCACGTACGACCCACAAGCCAGAACCACGGTACTAGAAAGTTACCGCGGAAGCTTGAAGGAACGACTGGAACGAACGCGTGCCGCCCAGTATGATGAAAATTGGTCGCCCAACGCAGATTGGTGGGGAAGTTTGGAGACGGATGATTGAGTCAAACGTTGATTTTAACCATCGCCATACGGCCCGTGACCCACCCTACTCACCATACCGCGAAGGCGGCACCCCAAAGTGCTTGCTAAACGTTTTGCTGAAGTAATGCGGGTCATCAAAACCTACCTGCATGGCTACTTCCGCGATGCGGATATTCTTGTCCTCCAACAACTGCGCGGCACGCCGCATCCGGGCATTGTTGATGAAACGCTGCAGGGATAAACCGGTGCTTTTTTTCAATTTTCGGTATAGCACCGAATGGCTCATGTTCATTTCAGCGACCAAGGTTTCTACCGAAAAATCGGGGTTGCCAATATTCTTTTCGACAATTTCCATCGCGTCGGAAAGTAGCGCCTGCTCTTCATCGGGCAGATCCGGCGCCGTGGGTGTCATCAACGATTGCTGTTGGTGATAGCGGCCGACCTTGTGGCGATTCGCAAGCAGGGCCAATGCTTTCGCGCGCAATAGTCGCGGGGCGAATGGCTTGGTGAGATAAACGTCGGCACCCCGGTTATGTCCCTCGAGTTGGTGCACGGTGGCCGTCCGGGCGGTAAGCAAGATCACCGGGACGTGGGCCGTGGCGGGGTTCTCCTTCACCATTTGGCAGAGCGTCAAACCGTCCATCGGTTCCATCATCACGTCGCTGATGATCAGGTCGGGTGTCCGCTGCTCAATCAGTGGCCAAGCCTCCGCCCCGTCCCGGGCGGTGGTGATGTGCAATGAATCTTCAAAAACCGACGCCACGTAGGCCAGGACTTCCTCGTTATCCTCGACGATCAACAGGTGCCCAGCGTCAGGACCGGGTGTACGATTATTCGTTTCGACCACTTCCCGCGACGCTTCGTTTGGCGCTGCCGCAGGTGCCAGGCTTTGCGGGGCAAGCAAAAATTCGGACGCTAAATGTCCGGTACCACACGGCAACTGAATTTTGAACGCCGTGCCCCGGCCGGGAGCACTGTCAACCTGAAGCGTCCCCTCGTGCAGCAGGACGATACTTTTAACCAGTGATAGACCGATACCAGTTCCGTTGACGAGCATGGACTCCGCTTGCGCCGCCTGGTAATAGGTGTCGAAAATGCGGTCCAGCTCATCTGCCTGGATCCCTACCCCATTATCAGCGACGGTCAGCTCGACGTAGTGATTGGTGAGTTTACTTTCCTCCCGTACAGCGTCCTCCGAGGTATGTCCATGTAGCGCGAGGCCGATTTCAATGCGCCCGCGTGCCGGGGTGTATTTCAGCGCGTTGGCCACAAGATTGGTAAACAATACCTCCATTTTTGCCGCGTCGAAGTAAATGGTTGTGGGATTGTCCGGCTTGCGAAAGATCAATTCGATGTTCTTCGAACTTGCCTGGTACTGATAAGCTTCGAGCAAACCTTCCAGATAAGTGGTGAGGTCTTGTTTCAAGGGCTGAAACAAGGTCTGCTCTGCAGAATTTTTCTGGAAGTTCATCAATTGATTGACGGTATCCAGCAATTTGTGCGCCTGCCCATTCAGCAGCTCTATTTTCTGCTTGGCGGCGTCGCTGGAAACGTTGGCCATCAGGTCTTCAATGGGCCCGAGGATAAGCGTAAGTGGCGTCCTGAGTTCGTGGGATACGTTGGTGAAAAACTTGAGCTTGACGTCGTTCATCTCCCGCTCTTTCTCCCGGTTCAATTGCTCGATGAGCAGATCGGCCTTCAAGCGTTGGCGCGCCAGGAAGAGCCGCCGCGCCAGCCAGATGGAGAACAAAAGAATCAGACCATAGATCAATCTGGCTAGATTGCTGGCGAACCAGGGTGGATGCACCACAATATTCAAGCCCGCTTCGTTTTTGGACCATACCCCTTCGCCGTTCGTAGACTTTACGCGGAAGGTGTATTCCCCCGCGTCGAGGTTAGCAAAACTGGCGCTGAGCCGGCTCGGAGGCACGGAAACCCAGCTACCCGGCATGGTATACCCTTCCAATTGGTAAGCGTACTGATGCTTAGCGGGATTGGCGAAGTGGAGCGAGACAAATTCAAGCGAAAAGTCGTTCTCACCGGTATAGATGTCCAGCTTTTCAAGGGAACTAAGGTTACGGGGAAGGACAACCCTTCCGTTGAGTGCTTCCCCAATACTGACGGTTTCGTTGAGTATACGTAATCCGGTAATCCGCACAACCGGAGGGATCGGATTGACTTTGATTTGGGTCGGGTCAAAATGGGTAACGCCATTGATCCCGCCAAACCACAGCCGGCCGTTTGCATCCTTATTCGCCGAGGCTACTTTAAAGGAATTGCTTTGTAGGCCATCGTCAACGTCAAAACGTAAATACTCCTGCTGAACGGGATCAAACCTGGCAATTCCCTGCCCACCGAGCCACAGGTTATCGGAGCTATCAATCAAAATACTTTCTACATCGCTATCGGGGAAATATTTCAATAACCGTGTCACGGATATTTTTCCATCGGTCTCACGATTGAGTTGGTGGAGCCCTCCACCGAGCGTTCCCACCCAGTATTCTCCGTTACTGCCGGCCGCGACTGGCCAAACGTAGTTGACGGCCAAGCTGTTGGCATCCGTCGGTTCGTGCTTTAGGTGCTGTTTCAGCTCTGGCTGTTCACCACCTAGATCCATTATTATCAGTCCAGCATCTTGGGTACCCACCCAGAGTTCCTGATGTACGGTATCGAAATGAAGCGAAGTCAGGTGATCCGTTGGGAAGCTTTCTTCATCAGTGCGGTACCTCGCCGTGACCTGACCGGTGGCGTTCAATTGAAACAGCCCCAGGTATGGGGTCGCTACCCACAAATTCTGTTCATCATCCTCGGCCAGTGCGATGACGCTGTTTTTCCAGGGCGCATCTTCCGGTAGCAGTAGCGAAAATTCAGTGGCTCCGGTTGTACTTATCTTCTGCAGCCCACTAATATTCGTACCAGCCCAGAGCGCTCCGTTTGAGCTTCTCAGAAGGCTGGTGATCTCAATCTTGGTGTCGCCGTCTCCGTCCTCATTTTTCAGGAAATGACTGGTCGATCCGGTCTGGGTGTTGATCCTTGCGAGTCCGTCACGGGTACCTAAATAAAGATGGTTGCGGTGCGGCTCGGAAAGGATAGAACTTACGTAGTTGTCCGTAAGCCCCCAGCCTGGTTGCAGTGAGCTGTTCTCGGTTACAAAAGGTTTCGACAGCAAGTTCAATTTATTGATCCCTCCTGCACTGGTCGCCACCCAGAGCACCTTGGATTCATCCTCAAAAAGATCGTGGATGCGCCCTGAATTGAGGGAGCCTTTTACCTCGGGTCGTACGCGGAATGCATCAAATCGCCCCCCCGCAATTGGGCGCTTTGTTTTCAGAAAATCATCGACGTCCGGTTTTTCAAACCGCTTTAATCCGTACGCCCCGCCGATCCAGAGATTACCAATCGAGTCGTACCAAATTGAAAACGATTCTGGGAAATCGATCGCAGAGCTAACTACTGAAAATTGAAGGGCATCGCCGGTACTCGCGGTAAACCACACGCTGCCATCCGCAATAAGCCAACAACCAAGACCGGGTGTGCGATGAAAAGCCCTGATGTTCCGGAACGGAGCTTTGACGAAAGCCACCTGCTCGTCCTGAACGCGGTATAAGCCTCCTTGGGTGCCCACGAGGACGGAACCATCTTCAAGGGTGACGGCATCCTGTATTTGTACCAGCCTACGGTCCTCATCGGGGAAGAACCGTTGTAACATGCTAAAGGCACCGGATGGCTTGCGGGAGATCAGAAACAAACCCTTGTTGAAAGTGCCCACCCACAAACCGCCATTACCGTCTTCGGTAATGGCGGTGATGTGCGCTCTACTGAGCTGAGCCGCAGTGGCAGCTAATTCTGCGGGGAACTGATCCTCATTGACCCGAATGAAGCGATCCAGGGACCGGTCGTAAAGATTAAGGCCACCATTCTGCGTCCCCGCCCATAAATCTCCCTTCGGGCTGTGGTAAAGCTTACTGATCCGGTTGCCGGACAGGGAATGTGGATGGCCAATTTCGAAGTAGTAGCTCTTTATTCTATTGCCATCAAATCGGTCTAATCCCTTATTGGTGCCAATCCAAACGAAACCTTCCTCGTCTTGTACAACTGCATTAGCGTCACTGTGAGACAGGCCATCGTTGACCGTTAACTGGTCGAATGATACCGTAGCCGTTATTGCCTGACCTTGTACCCCGAGCGGCACGAATAGGAGCAGGACCAGAAGCAGCACGAATGGGATAATAGAAGGATTAACGGTTAGGAAATGAACGCCTCAGCGTGGCTTGGCAAGGTAAGGTTTAATATCCCGGGTTCTGTTCGATAACCGTACCGGCTTCGATGATCACGTCCGAAGGAATCGGCCACAGTACTTGGTGTGCGGCAGCGCTTACTCCCCGTAATTGAGCGTTCTCAATTAGCTTACCGTGGCGGATCAAATCCTGACGGCGTAGACCAAACTCCCAGTACAATTCACGCCCGCGTTCAGCCAGCAGGAAAGTTCGGAAGGCATCCCGATCCGCGGTAGCAGAACTGGGAATGGTCGTCCCCGCCCGGTCAGTCACCTGCTTGGCGTAGGCGACCGCGGTAGCACTTGGTCCTTCCAACTCATTGGTCACTTCAGCCATGGAAAGCAGGACGTCCGCATATCGCAAAAGGACAAAATCAAAACCAAAACCATTCTCTACGTAGTTCGTGTACTTCATTGGGATCGCTCCACTGAGGCCATTGCCTCGGCCAATCACCTGGTCACCGTTGTTGACGTACTCAGCGGCGATGGTTTCCAGGCGCTCATCCTCCGGCGCGTAGGTATCGTAAAACGACCAGGGCATCTCGTTGAGCTTGTACTTTTCCCCCATCGTTACGTCGTTACCGAGCACTTCTTTAGCGTCAAACGGTAGGATGCAGGGGTACCAGATGTTGAAAGTCGCCGGGCCACCAGGCACCGCAAAAATGACTTCCGAATTTTGCTCCTGGGTGAACACAGTTTTATAGTCGTCCTGCAATGCGTATCCCATTTCCGTCAGGTCCTCACCGATCGCGGCAGCTTCCTCCCATTCTTTCAAGTGCAGGTATAGCTTGAATAACAGCATCCGGGCCGGGCCCTGTGAGAGGCGGCCCCAGTCGTTGGTTCCGTTGTAGCGGCTGGGCAGACCGTCGATGGCGGCCATCATATCACTTTCCATGCCAGCTACGTAATCAGCTTCGGAAGGGCGGGCGAGAAAATCATTGTCGTCCAGCGTTGCGGGGTCCAGCTTCACGCTGACCGGGCCGTAGAGGTCGAAGAGCACGTACTGAAACCACCCGCGTAGGCCCCTGGCTTCGGCTACCAGCGCTTCTTTATTCGCGAGATCGGAGGACTCGATCTTATCGATTAGGCTCGTCAGTTTAGCCACGTAACTAACCCGGTTGTAAAAGGCTTCCCCACTGGAGTTCAGCACCGTGGCTGGGCCCAAGGTGTACGTACTGTAGGGGAAAAAGAAAAGGTCGAAAGCCTCATCCGTCTGGGTTGAAGTAGCCCAGGTGTAGCCGAGGAAACTGGCGGAAAGAGAGAAATCAAAGACGTTCCCGCGGGTAATGTCCGTACTCCCGTAATCCGTATTGAATTGGGCGTAGAATGGAATGAACGCTGAAACCACATCCGCCTCACTCTGAGGGAACTGTTCAGCATCGATCTGATTGTAGATCTCCGGTTCCAAAATATCGTTGCAGGCCGAAAAGGAACAACAAAAGAGAAAACCGAGGAAAAGAGTGCGTATGGTTGAGTACATGATCTGTTGGATTTAGAAGCTGAGATTGACACCAAACGCAGTTGTCAGCGCCGTCGGGTAAGGATTATTATTACGTTCCATCTCGGGGTCGTACCCTTCGATGTTAGTCAGGAAACCGAGGTTGTTGAAGTTGAGGAATACCCGTGCAGATTGAATTGCCTTGATACCCTGCGTGGGGATCTGGTATCCAATATTGATATCCTTTAAGCGGGCGAAATAGCTGTTCTCCACGAACCGGTAATCATTCGCTCCGGAAGGGTTATTAGCTGCAGCGACGTCAACCGCAAAGCCCGGATAGATACCCTCCGGATTGAAGGAAGTGAAGATGTTCAGCGTATTCACTTCCACATTAGTTGGAGCGCCCGCACGGGTAAGCGTAAAGGGTTCGACGAAACTCTGGAAAGCATCACCCGTCAATTGGCCGTAGGCGCCGTAGATATTTATTGAAACATCGAAATTGCCATAACTCAGGTTATTCGACAGGCCAAAGGTGCCCTTGGGGTCGTAGTTGCCGATGTAGTCCACGTCGTTGATGTCAAGGACGCCATCATCATTTAAGTCGACGTAGCGAATGTTGCCGGGGACTGCATTGGGCTGGTGGTCGGGAATTTCGTCACCGACACGGATTAAGCCATTAGTCCGCCAGCCGTACTGAGCGCGGATGGGGTCATCCACTTTTACGTAGGGTTCCAATTCAACCGCTGGGTTCCGGGTTACCCACGTACTCCGGGCCGTGCCTAGCGTAAGCAAGGTGGACCAATTGAATTTTTCACTCACCACGTTCTGGGTACGGAGCGTCATTTCAACGCCAGTACTTCGGGTGGAACCAACGTTAAACGCCTGAAGGGTAATGGCATTGGACGAAGGCAATACCCGAAAGTCAAGCAAGTCGTTAGCCGTCCGGCGGAAATAATCCAGGGAGCCGGTAATCCGCTGGCCTTTGAAGAGGCTGAAATCCAGGCCGAGGTTGATCGTCACGTTGGTTTCCCACTTCAATTCCGGGTTCCCAATTTGCGATTGGACGAAACCCGTATTGAAGAGCTGCCCACCAATGAGGTAGCGGTATGCTCCGGTAAGGGAGTAAAGCGAAGAAGCGTAGTTATTATTCGCCGTAATACTCTCGTTACCCGAAGTGCCATAACCCGCCCGTAGTTTGAGTCGGTTGAGCCACTTGAGATTGTCCATGAAGGATTCCTCGTTGATCAACCAGCCGGCGGAAACACCGGGAAAGAACCCGTAGGCATTTTCTTCCGGAAAGTTGCTGGTCGCATCCACCCGTCCCGTAAACTGGAAAATGTATTTCTCCTTGAGCGTGTAGTTAATGCGGTTAAACTGGGAAAGCTTATTCCGAGCCGTCCGATTTGAGCCAACGCTACTCTGCTCCCGGTTGAAGGCGATGCCGACATTATCCAAGCCAAAAGCATCCGTGCTGAAGCCGACGGCATTCAGGAAGAAGTCCGTGAAAGTATTCCGGTAAAAGCCCGCCCCGACAATAGCTGATATCCGGCTGTCGGTAAACTGTTTCCGGAAACTGAGATAACCCTCCGTGCTGTAGTTATTCAACTTGGTATTACCGAGTTGTCCATTACCCTGGGGAACTGTCGGGAAGCCTGCGCTTACGGGAACAAAGAAACGCCGTTCCGTAGCCGTATTATCAATACCACCGGTCAGGTTGAAGTCGAGCCAATCGGTAACCTCTACCTTCAACTTCGGCGTAAGTAGCAGTCGGGTACTATTATTTTGGTTGGTGATCTCCAGGAAGCTCAAAGGGTTGGGCGTCCGTGTGTAATAGCCGCTCGAAAAGCCACCCGTCTCGGTACGCGCTGGTACATCAGGAGCAAATTGTAGGGCTGATTGCAGCAACGATGGGCTATCAATATCACCTACCTGCCCGGTAGCGACGTTATCCGCCTTCACCACGTTGTAGGTAGCGCCCAGGCTAAAGGTCACCCGCTCACCGAAGGACTGGTCAAGGTTGATTCGCCCACTAAGCCGGGAAAAATTAGAGCCTTTCAGCAGGGCGGCCTGATCATAAAAGTTGAACGAAGTAAAGAGCTTCGTCTTGCTCGTGCCGGCCGTTACGGAAATATTGTGGTCGGAAATAGTACCGTTGCGGAGCAGGAGCCCCAGGTAGTCCGTACTCTCGGGTACGTTCGCCAGTTGCTCTTCAGTAAAGAAGGGCGTGAATCCACTAATGTCCGTTCCCGTGCCGTAGGGCGCGATTCCGTTATTGAAGCGGTACTGCTCCTCGGCGAATAAGTTGGCGTTCTCCCGGAACTGCTGCGCGTTAAGCGGCTGAATGAAGTCCTTCGGAGTCTGCAAGGAGTAGGTACCACTGTAGTTGATCGAAGTACGCCCCTCGCTACCCTTCTTGGTCGTGATAAGGATGACGCCGTTGGCTGCTGCCGAGCCATAAATGGCGGTAGCACTGGCGTCCTTCAGTACGTCGATGGACTCAATATCGTTCGGGTTGATGTTCGCCAATGGGCTCCGGGCGAAGCCACCTCTGAAATTACCCGTGGTAGAGTTGAATTCCGTGGACGAGTTATTGGAAATTGGCAGTCCATCAATTACGTACAGTGGGCTATTGTCTCCATTTGGAGAGATCGCCCCGCGGATATTGATGCTCAGCGCACCACCCGGTTGGGCGGTCGGTGCGGTGATGTTCAGCCCAGCCGCCTTACCCTGCAACATATTGTCGATGGTTACCGCATTCGTTTTATCCAGGTCATCCGATTTGATGGCGGATACCGCACCGGTTACGTCCCGCTTCTGCTGTACGCCGTAGCCAATCACTACAATCTCCTCGAGCATTTCGCTGTCTGTTTCCAGCACGATTGGAAGATTGGTAGAACTGCCCACTGTTATGCGCTGAGTGGCGTATCCCGTATAGGATATTAAGAGCACATCGTCCGGACTGGCGGTAATACTGAAGTTGCCGTCCAGGTCCGTAATAGCCCCGGTGCTCGTTCCCTCCAGAAGAATACTCGCCCCAATGAGTGGTGTACCTTCCTGGTCCTGGATGGACCCCGTCCGTAAAGTGGACTGCGCTGAAAGTTGCCCCACCGTCAGGAGGAGAACAACCAACAAGCTGATCTTCGATAAAATTGATTGCATGATTAAGCTTTAATAGATAAGAAGTGTGGTCGCCGCGCTACGAGGGTCTTCCCTCAGGATCAGCCAGCGGAAAACCGATTAAGGTGTTGTCGATGTTAATTGGGTGGTGACGGCCTTCAGCCCCGGCGCGCTGGCCGTGACGGAAATTGTTCCCGCCGCTCCGGTACTTTGTACTACGACCATGCAGCGGCCGCGCCAGGCTTTCCGATTGCAGACCAAAGAGCTCTCGGTACTCCGCGGATTCGAGTTGCCCACCGCAATGATCTCACCCGGCCCGGAAATGGAAAAGGTAACGTCGGCCTCGGAATCAAAGCAGCGTGTCCCCTGCTCGTCGTTCACCACCA carries:
- a CDS encoding sulfatase-like hydrolase/transferase, which codes for MSYSKLALRICLVALVLTGLSGCFSSERATVVTDDQVLSPARPNILLILADDAGWGDFGFQGAADLRTPNLDQLALDGTIFTQAYVSASVCSPSRAGLLTGRYQQRFGHECNLEPLQARAFDSNQISIAEALRDEGYHTAAFGKWHLGEMEHQHPLRNGFDHFYGFLAGGRTYFPDPKVDRAGDPHALLDDYAQTNFEGYLTDELGDKAARYVEQRATDSRPFFAYLAFNAPHTPMEATEEDLALFPNHDRPVYAAMVYAMDRAIGRVIQSLKANGVYENTLIFFLSDNGGAHSNDSSVGPLKGWKGNQFEGGLRVPFLASWPNRLPAGNQHFGMISSLDVYATAIHAAGGTPAPALDGSSLLTLLEKGDSQAPNHEALYWRKDEMSTIRYGDHKLIHLDEFGDVVYASRNNIIDEDTNLATSDKDLHDSLSLALQAWENTLKDPIWVEGERWNEVTRHIYERLMQNDTVLYKDPAQMRNSRK
- a CDS encoding glycoside hydrolase family 43 protein; amino-acid sequence: MAGLFSCNQKKTAPREAQKTIKPGAERWLDTDGQHINAHGGGIYIEDDTYYWFGEHKIAGEEGNRAMVGVQVYSSKNLTEWTNEGVALAVHGDTKSMLQKGSTIERPKVIYNDKTGKYVMWFHHELKGKGYEAALAGVATADKVTGPYTYLTSRRLHPGVYPKNFTLEQQQLAATALKDTSLKRPELGRVGAYLVRDYEGGQMSRDMTLFKDADGTAYHITASEENQTLHVSELTDDFTKVTDNYVRILPGKRNEAPAVFKKDSTYYLISSGLTGWKPNPARSAKAPTIFGPWEELGNPVRGSEEDLKKTFRSQSTYVIPVLGKQNAFIFMGDRWAPKNPIDGTYVWLPIKFEEENPTLRWLPEWDLSEFD
- a CDS encoding sulfatase, encoding MKSISFRAFVLLLMLALMAKCASRQEGTVENVKTPDQPNVLFILADDLGYSDLACMGSSYYETPNLDRLAAMGARFTNGYANCRVCSPSRASLLTGQIPARHGITDWIGARTGENWRTHKRHNKLLPAEYVRTLPAANKTMPEAFREAGYKTFFAGKWHLGSEGSWPEDHGFEINVGGFESGGPRGGYYAPFKNPKLREGQNGENLTLRLARETADFISAYQDSSFFAYLSFYAVHGPVQSTRAKWDKYRRKALEAGVADEGFTMERVLPYRLAQDYPVYAGLVEQMDDAVGIVLDSLEANGLLSSTIIVFTSDNGGVVSGDGYSTNLLPLRGGKGYQWEGGIKVPLLLYAPGYTEPGSQPTSLVTGVDLYPTLLELAGLRLQPEEHRDGISLIPALSGDTLPERDLVWHYPHYGNQGGEPSSILRRGDWKLIHYYEDGRDELYQLSTDAGEQQDLSTKYPMRAKEMRTRLLSFLDAQNAKYPLEDPTYDPQARTTVLESYRGSLKERLERTRAAQYDENWSPNADWWGSLETDD
- a CDS encoding hybrid sensor histidine kinase/response regulator transcription factor, with the translated sequence MLLLVLLLFVPLGVQGQAITATVSFDQLTVNDGLSHSDANAVVQDEEGFVWIGTNKGLDRFDGNRIKSYYFEIGHPHSLSGNRISKLYHSPKGDLWAGTQNGGLNLYDRSLDRFIRVNEDQFPAELAATAAQLSRAHITAITEDGNGGLWVGTFNKGLFLISRKPSGAFSMLQRFFPDEDRRLVQIQDAVTLEDGSVLVGTQGGLYRVQDEQVAFVKAPFRNIRAFHRTPGLGCWLIADGSVWFTASTGDALQFSVVSSAIDFPESFSIWYDSIGNLWIGGAYGLKRFEKPDVDDFLKTKRPIAGGRFDAFRVRPEVKGSLNSGRIHDLFEDESKVLWVATSAGGINKLNLLSKPFVTENSSLQPGWGLTDNYVSSILSEPHRNHLYLGTRDGLARINTQTGSTSHFLKNEDGDGDTKIEITSLLRSSNGALWAGTNISGLQKISTTGATEFSLLLPEDAPWKNSVIALAEDDEQNLWVATPYLGLFQLNATGQVTARYRTDEESFPTDHLTSLHFDTVHQELWVGTQDAGLIIMDLGGEQPELKQHLKHEPTDANSLAVNYVWPVAAGSNGEYWVGTLGGGLHQLNRETDGKISVTRLLKYFPDSDVESILIDSSDNLWLGGQGIARFDPVQQEYLRFDVDDGLQSNSFKVASANKDANGRLWFGGINGVTHFDPTQIKVNPIPPVVRITGLRILNETVSIGEALNGRVVLPRNLSSLEKLDIYTGENDFSLEFVSLHFANPAKHQYAYQLEGYTMPGSWVSVPPSRLSASFANLDAGEYTFRVKSTNGEGVWSKNEAGLNIVVHPPWFASNLARLIYGLILLFSIWLARRLFLARQRLKADLLIEQLNREKEREMNDVKLKFFTNVSHELRTPLTLILGPIEDLMANVSSDAAKQKIELLNGQAHKLLDTVNQLMNFQKNSAEQTLFQPLKQDLTTYLEGLLEAYQYQASSKNIELIFRKPDNPTTIYFDAAKMEVLFTNLVANALKYTPARGRIEIGLALHGHTSEDAVREESKLTNHYVELTVADNGVGIQADELDRIFDTYYQAAQAESMLVNGTGIGLSLVKSIVLLHEGTLQVDSAPGRGTAFKIQLPCGTGHLASEFLLAPQSLAPAAAPNEASREVVETNNRTPGPDAGHLLIVEDNEEVLAYVASVFEDSLHITTARDGAEAWPLIEQRTPDLIISDVMMEPMDGLTLCQMVKENPATAHVPVILLTARTATVHQLEGHNRGADVYLTKPFAPRLLRAKALALLANRHKVGRYHQQQSLMTPTAPDLPDEEQALLSDAMEIVEKNIGNPDFSVETLVAEMNMSHSVLYRKLKKSTGLSLQRFINNARMRRAAQLLEDKNIRIAEVAMQVGFDDPHYFSKTFSKHFGVPPSRYGE